GGAATCCGTTGGCGGCAACGAACTGACATCCGAGGCGGAGCGCGAACAGGCCCAGCTCGGGCTGACGCCAGGGCAAGTGGCGATCAAGCGCGCGCGCCGGCACCCGGGATTGCTGGTGGGCTTTGGCATTCTGCTGGTGATGGCGCTGTTCGCCGTGCTGGCACCCTGGCTGGCGCCTCACGATCCCTATCTGCAGAACCTGTCCTTGCGCCTGCTGCCACCGGCCTGGGTCGAGGGCGGGCAATGGAGCCATGTACTGGGCACCGACCACCTTGGCCGGGACTACCTTAGCCGCATCATTTATGGCGCGCGTATTTCCATGATGATCGGCATCGGCGCCGCCACTATCGGCGCGATCATCGGTGTCACGCTCGGCGTGATCGCCGGTTACTTCGGCGGCTGGCTGGATCAGGCGGTGAACTTTCTGGTGACCTGTCAATTGGCGGTGCCCAGCCTGCTGCTGATCATGGCGCTGGTGTTCGTGATCGGCCAATCGATCACGGTGGTGATCTTCGTGATAGGCGCCACTCACTGGGTGTTCTATCTGGTGGTGACGCGCTCCGCCACGTTACGTATTCGCGAGCTGGATTTCGTCGCCGCCGCCAGCGCCATGGGCTGTAGCCGGTTGCAGATCGCGGTTAAGGAAATCCTGCCCAACCTGCTCAACCAGATCCTGGTGATCTTCACCCTGGAAGTGGCGGTGGCGATTCTCAATGAGGCGACGCTGTCGTTCCTGGGGCTGGGGGTGCCGTCACCGACCCCGTCCTGGGGGTTGATGATCGCCGAAGGCAAGACCGCCATGTTCTTCCAACCCTGGCTGGTGATCCTGCCCGGCATTGCTCTGTTCGTGCTGGTGATTGCCATCAACCTGCTTGGTGATGGCGTTCGCGATGTCACCGTGACCAACCGGAGAAGCTGAGATGAGCACCGAATCCTTGTTGGAGATTCGCGATCTGTCGGTGGCGATTCCCACTGAGACCAGCACGCTCAGGGCGGTACGGGGAGTGGACCTGGAGCTGCGTCGGGGCGAAACCCTCGGCATTGTCGGAGAGTCCGGTTCCGGCAAATCGATGACGGCGCTGGCGCTGATGAACCTGCTGCCGCCGGCGGCGCGACGCTCGGCGGCGTGCGTCAACTTCGCCGGCACCGATCTGAGCACGGTCAGCGAAAAGGAACTGGCCGGACAGGTACGCGGCCGCAAGATCGGCATGATCTTTCAGGAGCCGATGACCAGCCTCAACCCGGTCTACTCCATCGGGCGCCAACTGACCGAGGCGATGACCCTGCACGGTGAGGTGTCCGCCGCGCAGGCGCGGCGACGTGCGATTCAGTTGCTGGAGAAAGTGGGGCTGCCGGATCCGGCCAGTCGCCTCAAGCAGTACCCTCACGAGCTGTCCGGCGGCCAGCGCCAGCGCGTAATGATCGCCATGGCATTGATGAACGAACCGGAACTGCTGATCGCCGACGAGCCTACCACGGCACTGGACGTGACTATTCAGGCGCAGATTCTGCATCTGCTTCGCGGGCTGCAAACCGAGCTGGGCATGTCGATGATCCTGATCACCCACGATCTGGGCGTGGTGTCCCGGGCCGCCGATCGTATCGCCGTGATGTACGCCGGTGACATCGTTGAAACCGGCACCACCGGAGAGGTGCTCAATGATCCCCGTCATCCTTATACCCGCAGGCTGCTGGAATGCGTGCCGGGCTACCGTGAAGCGTCGGCGCGCCGGCTCGGATCGATCCCCGGGGTGGTGCCCGCCATGACCGGTGAGATTCGCGGCTGCGCTTTCGCCGCGCGCTGCCCCCGTGCGGTGGAAAAGTGCTTCACCGATGCGCCGCCCACCCGACCCCTGGGGCCGGCGCGAGCCTATGTGTGTCACGATCCGGAGGAAACCCGGAACCGGTCGTTGCCGGGCGGACACGACGCGGAGCAGGCGCCGGTCACTAAGCCGGCCAAGGAAAGCGTGCTCAACGTGACGGGTGTCAGCCGCACCTTCTCGGTACGCCGGGGCATGTTTGGCAAACGCAAGTCGCTGCGGGCGCTGGACAACATCAGTCTGGAGATCCGTAAAGGCGAAGTGCTGGCATTGGTGGGGGAGTCCGGCTGCGGCAAAAGCACTCTGACCCGCACCATCCTGGGTCTGGAAACACCGGACAGCGGCACCGTGACCCTGGCCGGCCGGCCTGTTGGCGCGCTGCCGCCACGGCAACGGGCGCGCCTGATCCAGCCCATTTTCCAGGACCCGTATTCGTCGCTGAATCCGCGCAAGACCATTGGCGACATCATCGGCCGGCCGTTGCAGGTAAACCAGTTGGGTGCCAAGGCGGAACGACGAACCCGGGTGCGGCGCATGATGGAGTTGGTGGGGCTGCCGGCGCGGGTATTCAACAGTTTTCCGGATCAACTGTCCGGCGGCCAGCGTCAGCGCGTGGCCATTGCCCGGGCCTTGATTCTGGATCCC
This sequence is a window from Alloalcanivorax dieselolei B5. Protein-coding genes within it:
- a CDS encoding ABC transporter permease gives rise to the protein MTITESVGGNELTSEAEREQAQLGLTPGQVAIKRARRHPGLLVGFGILLVMALFAVLAPWLAPHDPYLQNLSLRLLPPAWVEGGQWSHVLGTDHLGRDYLSRIIYGARISMMIGIGAATIGAIIGVTLGVIAGYFGGWLDQAVNFLVTCQLAVPSLLLIMALVFVIGQSITVVIFVIGATHWVFYLVVTRSATLRIRELDFVAAASAMGCSRLQIAVKEILPNLLNQILVIFTLEVAVAILNEATLSFLGLGVPSPTPSWGLMIAEGKTAMFFQPWLVILPGIALFVLVIAINLLGDGVRDVTVTNRRS
- a CDS encoding ABC transporter ATP-binding protein, whose protein sequence is MSTESLLEIRDLSVAIPTETSTLRAVRGVDLELRRGETLGIVGESGSGKSMTALALMNLLPPAARRSAACVNFAGTDLSTVSEKELAGQVRGRKIGMIFQEPMTSLNPVYSIGRQLTEAMTLHGEVSAAQARRRAIQLLEKVGLPDPASRLKQYPHELSGGQRQRVMIAMALMNEPELLIADEPTTALDVTIQAQILHLLRGLQTELGMSMILITHDLGVVSRAADRIAVMYAGDIVETGTTGEVLNDPRHPYTRRLLECVPGYREASARRLGSIPGVVPAMTGEIRGCAFAARCPRAVEKCFTDAPPTRPLGPARAYVCHDPEETRNRSLPGGHDAEQAPVTKPAKESVLNVTGVSRTFSVRRGMFGKRKSLRALDNISLEIRKGEVLALVGESGCGKSTLTRTILGLETPDSGTVTLAGRPVGALPPRQRARLIQPIFQDPYSSLNPRKTIGDIIGRPLQVNQLGAKAERRTRVRRMMELVGLPARVFNSFPDQLSGGQRQRVAIARALILDPEIVICDEPTSALDVSVQAQILNLLLDLRDELDLTYLFVTHDLSVVAHLADRVAVMYLGEIVECGDRDQVLTHPQHPYTRALLDSALSIAPELDVPEPRLTGDFPNPMNRPAGCPFHPRCPLADAQCRSRAPEVQWAADGTLVKCWKAGDAAAAFPQLTAGQTPENWPDPPIINKEESAP